Within the Anguilla rostrata isolate EN2019 chromosome 6, ASM1855537v3, whole genome shotgun sequence genome, the region AGCACTCAAAAGGCAGTACCATCAGGTCATTGACCACAATGGCCGGAGTGGAAACGACCGCAAAACATGGTGCTATTTTCGTTTGTGCGAGGCTATATGGGGTCCGAGTCACTCGACGAACCCTGTGGGTTTGGTCGGGAGCATGGAGACGGCCTCCGCCTCAAGAAGCCAGGAGAGACGCTTTCCACCTCGAGTTGCCCTGAGACGCCATCTACCTCGAGTTTCCCCGAGACGCCATACAGCGACACTGAAGAGCAGACTCTAGTCCATGAAACTGATGTGTCGATCAACGATTCGGTTTTAAGTACAGGTAAGATTATATTTGACCTTTATtgctaatatttatttgtgtagccTAGCTACTTGCATGATACAGAGCACAACAGAAGTAATGGATAAAGGCTAACAATGCTAGCTGGCCTTGTAACTACTGTTAAACTAATGTTGTTCTTGTTGCTATTGTTAGAGTCGTTGTGTCGTTCTCCACctaagaagaagaggaggaggaaccaGACACGCTCAGAAAGGTTATCTGCAGAGATGAGGGGCCTGTTCAGTGAGATTGACAAGGACTTCAATGAGCGAGAACAGCTTTGGTTGTTGGAGCAGCAGGAGTACAAGGAGCGGGTATGGAGAGAGGCACGGGTGGAGAAGGCGCAGGAGATGGCCGTTCTTCCGGACATGACTTCTCTACTCTGACAAATGGTCCAGCGGATGCCTGCCATGCAGCCTCAATACCCTCACTCAGCACACACCTCCTGGAGTAAAGACCCATGCTACCGCCACAACCAGAGGCAGGGCCCTACTTTCACCGACCTCTGAAAGACTTCATACTCCCAATTGTACTATTTTTCATATATACTGTTCACAGAAAAACAATGTTTGCCACCCTTTTTGATAGTCTGTTCCATTCTATACTGTTTTTGTTAAACCAGTTGCACTctttgtgtgattttattttcaaactttatatttttactattactgtatatattgtttTCTAGGTATATTGTTATATggtatatttttcatattgtttACAGACAAGTGAATGTTTGCCATCCTTTGTAATGGTCAGTTCAATTTTACGCCGTTTGGGTGTTGTTTACAACCCAGTTGCATCtattatatattgtattatatattatatctaagtatatttcatttttgtatttagaccaaaaataaataatactgttaTTGTGACTAATCAGTAGTTGGTGTGTATGCGTcatatgtgtacatacatatattgcAAAATGAGACACGTAAGCTATAGTGTTTCTCAAttctggtcctggggacccccttaccctgcatgttttagatgtgaTTCAAATGAACATGCAGGGcagggggtccccaggaccaggattgagaaACACTGAGCTAGGACACCATTCAATAGAAAAGggtcaaacaacaacaaatggtGTACATTGAAGgaacttcatttaaaaatcagacggagatgttttttaaagaatgctCATCATTGCTTCTCGTATCTGTTGTGTGCTACCTACCTGGGGTGCATGAAAGACCTCAGTGTCAGGCTCTTGTGGGAGGTCAGTAGCAGCATCAATGTTCCACTCAGCCAAAAATTTCTCTTTGCTTATCTCGCAAAACTTGTGCAGTATGCAGCAAGCAGCAACAATTGTCAAGCATTATAGAAATGTCTACATCACTGCACTTGGCAAGGCACCTCCAACGGCCCTTCAAACGTCCAAATGCATTTTCGACTACCATTCGAGCAGAGCTTAAACGGCAGTTGAAGGTGTTCTGTTCGGGTGTCAGGCGATGGTGATGGGTGAACCCTTTCATTAGCCGCTTCTTCAGAGGGTAAGCTACGTCTCTGATGAGATGGATGGGTACTTCCACACCGTCTGCATTCATGGATTTCTGTtcagaaaaatataatacagATAGATTTGTTCTAGGTTAGATTGTTACCTACTATATTGAGGTgctggtggaaaaaaacacacacacacacacacatgtggtGGACCAACATACATAGCCATTCACAAGATATGTGTTTTTACAGGTCAGTGAAAATGCCTAGCTGGGCTGCAGCCTAGGAAATGAAACACAGTCATTGTTGATACGTACCTCACGGGGAAACAAGTAACCATCTTGTTCTTCAGCCATCTGGAAGATAGGAGAGTTGCCAAGCACTCTTGTGTCATGTGTTCGACCAGGCCACCCCACGTGTATATCTGTGAAGCTGAACACGTGAAGAAATCACCATGAGCAAATCATACCACATTCCAGCAGTTAATATTTAGCTACAATTATAACAGCgctaatatttaatatgtattatataaatAGTAATTGTCATGGGGCTACCCTGTGCCCTGTAGAGTAAGATGAACGCACCTTAATACAAACCTGCATTGGTATTCATTTCTACTGATAACATCATGCCGGCGTAAGGAAATGTTTGATAATTGCTTTCTGTGTATAGGGTAAATGACTACTCACAAACCACTATTGGTTGTCAATCCCTGCAGGCTATTGTGCGGTCAGGAGGCCTACCAACTTTAATAGTGCAAAATAATCATTTGCAGGCGATCTAGCAGTGCACAAGGCATATTGATTCATTTTGTGATTGTTAcatgtttaaaacaaatgagagagaga harbors:
- the LOC135257910 gene encoding uncharacterized protein LOC135257910, producing the protein MSNWRDDKIRELLSVRADAEIVRQIQGTERDSVVYDQITNRLHDRGVIRAKAQVNSKLKALKRQYHQVIDHNGRSGNDRKTWCYFRLCEAIWGPSHSTNPVGLVGSMETASASRSQERRFPPRVALRRHLPRVSPRRHTATLKKRLTMLAGLVTTVKLMLFLLLLLESLCRSPPKKKRRRNQTRSERLSAEMRGLFSEIDKDFNEREQLWLLEQQEYKERVWREARVEKAQEMAVLPDMTSLL